A segment of the Candidatus Poribacteria bacterium genome:
CCGCGTTCCTCTAAAGCACTTCCATCGTGCATACTGCACGATATACAAGACCCTCAGTCAGCAAGCCCTTCAATGACGAAATCTGCTTGCTCTGCTAGGTCAACAAGCAGTTCCGTCGGTGCGGGACGCGTGAACGTTGGTTTTTTAACATGAATCACTTCGGCAAGATCAAACCGTTCCTGCATCAATTCAGCAATGCGGTCAAGGAAGATATCGCTGCCGTTTTTCGTGATGTTCAGCAGTCCCATCACTTTTCCATCAAGGCTCTGAAGCCGCGGTGCGGGAAATTTCGCTGATGCGTCGCCTTGAGAAGTCGGATCAAGCAAAGTCGTATTTGGCATTATAAAAACCTCAAATATTCTGTTGCTGGCGAGGTTTGTAACCCCACCTATCCTTCAAGACATTATGTAGATGAACCGGATGCCTCCATCTGCAGTTGCTGCGACTTTGCCATCGCGTCTTCTGCTTCTTGGATCATCCCTTTTCGTTGATAACACATGGACAAACTGGTATATACAAGCGGGTCCTTCGGGTTGATTTCTATCGCCTTCTGGATAGCCGCAATGGCTTCATCGTATAGACTCATCCGTTCGTAGGCGTGTCCAAGCCCGAGAAATCCTTCAATATAGTCTGGGTAAGTTTCAATCAGTTCTTTAAAAGCATTAACAGCCGCTTCGAGGTCGTTATCAGCAAAATGGGTGAGTGCGACATCGTAAAGTTCTGCTTCGGTCGGCATCTTTTACGTCCTTTTATGAATTCCTAATAGGTTTAATGCATTTTATCAGAAAAGTCAGAAAATGTCAAAGATAAAATAGTATTGCACATCAGAGCGTTTTGCGATATGCTATGCGTATATGCTTTACCAACCTTGTTAAGGAGTCTGAAGTTTGCGCAATTACGCTGAAGTTACCGAACGCTTAAACCGTTTAGACGTGCCAATAGAATTACTCGGCACTGCCCATACTTACCCGATACATCAAATTCACTTAGCGTCTTCGGCGGGAACACCGAAACACATTCTTATCACTGGCGGTATGCACGGCGACGAACCTGCTGGTGTTGCGGCGGTTTTACAGTTCCTTGCGCGTGATAACACCGCACTCCTGAAAAACTTCTCGTTTTCAGTGATCCCTTGCATGAATCCATACGGTTACGTTCACAATACGCGTGAGACGTTTGACGACGTAGACATCAATCGCGCTTTTGAAACGGAAGATGTCGCCGAAGTCGCTATCGTCAAAAAAGCCTTAGGTCAAACGCAGTTCTCACTCGCGATAGATTTCCACGAAGACTACGATGCGACTGGATTTTACCTATATGAAGGCAAGCGGGACGAGAAATATATAGGTCCCAAACTCGCCACCGCTGCGAAAGCGATTGGTCCAATAGATCCCGAGGATCCGGGTGAAGATGCCCCCGATCTCGCTGAAGGTGTCTACAAAGTTGCCACTTCATGGGGAACACAAGGCTTGGCACCTTACCTGTTGCATTTTCATAGCGAACATGTTATTATCTCTGAGACACCGACAGTCTGGCAACTGGAACAACGCGTAGCACTCCATTTAACAATACTGGATACCGCGCTCAACATTATCTCAGAAAGGGACGTATAAATGGAAGATCAACAGATACTCTCAAATGTCAGGACGGCTTCTCAACCCTCAGCCCTAAAAATCACCGATATGCGTATCGTTCGGACGCAAACAGGTGGTCCTATTTTGAAACTGGACACGAATCAAGGCATTCACGGTCTCGGCGAGGTCCGCGATGGCGCGAGTCCGACATACGCACTGATGCTCAAAAGCCGTATTATCGGTGAGAATCCGTGTAATGTCGATAAAATCTTTCGGCAGGTTAAACAGTTCGGTCACCACGCTCGGCAAGGCGGCGGTATCTGTGGGATTGAGATGGCATTGATGGACCTCGCTGGTAAGGCTTATGGCGTGCCGTGCTATCAACTCGCTGGCGGTAAATTCCGGGACAAAATCCGATGCTATAGCGATACCCCGTCCTTCAAAGATCCTGAAAAAATGGGGAAAGTGCTCCAAGAACGCATGGACAGAGGGTTCACCTTTCTGAAGATGGACATCGGTATTGGACTGCTTCGCGGAACGCCGGGCACGGTCTCGGCACCCGCGGGGAATTTGGAAACCTCTAACCTGATGCACCCGTTTACTGGTATCCGTCTTACTGAAAAGGGTATTGCTATATTATGTGAATACGTGGAAACGGTTCGGGGCATTATTGGTTATGAGATACCACTCGCGGTGGATCATTTTGGGCATATCGGTATTGAGGACTGTATCCGCATCGCGAGGGCATTGGAGAAATACAATCTCGCGTGGTTAGAGGATATGGTGCCGTGGCAGTATACCGATCAGTATGTGCGTCTCTCGAACTCGTGTGCGACCCCCATCTGCACGGGTGAGGACATCTATTGCAAAGAGGATTTCATGCCACTGTTCGAGAGTCGAGGAATTGCCATAGCACACCCGGATATTGCGACATCCGGCGGGATTTTAGAGACGAAGAAGATCGGTGATCTGGCAGAAGAGCACGGCATTGCGATGGCTATGCACATGGCAGGCACGCCTATCGCCGCAATGGCGAGTGTCCATTGTGCTGCGGCGACATCCAATTTTATGGTGTTGGAAAACCACTCTGTTGACAATCCGTGGTGGGATGAGATGGTAACTGGCTTGCCGAATCCGATTATTGAAGACGGTTATATCAATGTCCCAGAGACACCGGGGTTAGGCATCGATCTTAACGAAGAGGTCATCCGCGAGCATCTCCACGCAGAAGAGACAGACTACTTCGCGCCGACGACAGAATGGGACTCCGAACGTTCACACGATAGGTTATGGAGTTAGGAATTTTGTTTGTAAGGGCGGACTGGACCTCCACATCCGCCCTACTTAAACAAGTTGCAGCACCCGGCAGATCGTTGAAAATCTGGAGGTTACAATAACGCCTAATATCGCATCGACCACATTTTCAGATTTGCCCACATTGTTGTGAGTTTACCATCTGCTTCAATAGCGGCAAATTCTTCGACATGGAACAGCAAATTTTCCATAAAAAGTTTTGCCATGTCTTTCGTGTTGTTATCGTTACCCGCGATATGGTATTTATCAGGCGCGATTGCCATCATCAGGAACTTACCTTTCCCGAATTCCGCCTCCATAATGACAGGTTCCCCTAAACTTTCCATCAGCACGTCAAAGCCCTTTTGAGAAGAGATGACTTCCCAGACAGTAGGCCAGCCCTGATGTTTCCAACCT
Coding sequences within it:
- a CDS encoding M14 family metallocarboxypeptidase, coding for MRNYAEVTERLNRLDVPIELLGTAHTYPIHQIHLASSAGTPKHILITGGMHGDEPAGVAAVLQFLARDNTALLKNFSFSVIPCMNPYGYVHNTRETFDDVDINRAFETEDVAEVAIVKKALGQTQFSLAIDFHEDYDATGFYLYEGKRDEKYIGPKLATAAKAIGPIDPEDPGEDAPDLAEGVYKVATSWGTQGLAPYLLHFHSEHVIISETPTVWQLEQRVALHLTILDTALNIISERDV
- a CDS encoding tetratricopeptide repeat protein; protein product: MPTEAELYDVALTHFADNDLEAAVNAFKELIETYPDYIEGFLGLGHAYERMSLYDEAIAAIQKAIEINPKDPLVYTSLSMCYQRKGMIQEAEDAMAKSQQLQMEASGSST
- a CDS encoding mandelate racemase/muconate lactonizing enzyme family protein; the encoded protein is MEDQQILSNVRTASQPSALKITDMRIVRTQTGGPILKLDTNQGIHGLGEVRDGASPTYALMLKSRIIGENPCNVDKIFRQVKQFGHHARQGGGICGIEMALMDLAGKAYGVPCYQLAGGKFRDKIRCYSDTPSFKDPEKMGKVLQERMDRGFTFLKMDIGIGLLRGTPGTVSAPAGNLETSNLMHPFTGIRLTEKGIAILCEYVETVRGIIGYEIPLAVDHFGHIGIEDCIRIARALEKYNLAWLEDMVPWQYTDQYVRLSNSCATPICTGEDIYCKEDFMPLFESRGIAIAHPDIATSGGILETKKIGDLAEEHGIAMAMHMAGTPIAAMASVHCAAATSNFMVLENHSVDNPWWDEMVTGLPNPIIEDGYINVPETPGLGIDLNEEVIREHLHAEETDYFAPTTEWDSERSHDRLWS